The Polaribacter tangerinus genome has a segment encoding these proteins:
- a CDS encoding polyprenyl synthetase family protein yields MKPVELIKLPIKHEMELFEEKFKESMHSKVPLLNRITYYIVRRKGKQMRPMFVFLVAKMVSNGGFDERTYRGASVVELIHTATLVHDDVVDDSNMRRGFFSINALWKNKIAVLVGDFMLSKGLLLSIDNNDFDLLKLISIAVREMSEGELLQIEKARKLDITEAVYFDIIRKKTATLVAACCGIGAASVGANQDTVMQMRKFGEYIGIAFQIKDDLFDYSEAKIGKPTGIDIKEQKMTLPLIYTLNNCTKKEKAWLINSIKKHNKDKKRVKEVIAFVKENNGITYTTQKMHDYKNKAITILDNYPASEYKQSLLTMIDYVVERKI; encoded by the coding sequence ATGAAACCCGTAGAACTTATTAAACTTCCCATTAAGCATGAAATGGAGCTTTTCGAAGAAAAGTTCAAAGAATCTATGCATTCGAAAGTACCACTTTTAAACAGAATTACCTATTATATTGTAAGAAGAAAAGGAAAGCAAATGCGACCAATGTTTGTTTTTTTAGTAGCTAAAATGGTTTCTAATGGTGGTTTTGACGAAAGAACTTACAGAGGTGCATCGGTAGTAGAACTCATACATACAGCCACTTTAGTTCATGATGATGTGGTAGATGATAGTAATATGCGAAGAGGCTTTTTTTCTATTAATGCTTTATGGAAAAATAAAATTGCAGTTCTTGTGGGAGATTTTATGTTGTCTAAAGGATTATTACTTTCTATAGACAACAATGATTTTGATTTATTAAAACTGATTTCTATTGCAGTTCGAGAGATGAGTGAAGGAGAGCTACTTCAAATAGAAAAAGCTAGAAAATTAGATATTACAGAAGCTGTTTATTTTGATATAATTCGTAAAAAGACAGCTACTTTAGTTGCTGCTTGCTGTGGTATTGGAGCTGCTTCTGTGGGTGCCAATCAAGATACAGTAATGCAAATGCGAAAGTTTGGAGAATATATAGGAATAGCATTTCAAATAAAAGATGATTTATTTGATTATTCAGAAGCTAAAATTGGAAAACCAACAGGAATAGATATTAAAGAGCAAAAAATGACTTTGCCATTAATTTACACACTAAATAATTGTACAAAAAAGGAAAAAGCTTGGTTAATAAATTCCATTAAAAAACATAACAAAGATAAAAAGCGCGTAAAAGAGGTAATAGCTTTTGTAAAAGAAAATAACGGTATTACATACACCACACAGAAAATGCATGATTACAAAAATAAAGCTATCACTATTTTAGATAATTATCCTGCATCAGAATACAAACAATCTTTACTTACAATGATAGATTACGTGGTAGAACGTAAGATTTAA
- the queA gene encoding tRNA preQ1(34) S-adenosylmethionine ribosyltransferase-isomerase QueA: protein MKLSHFEFDLPEDLLAIYPAEHRDESRLMVLNRKEQTIEHKQFKDIINYFDEGDVMMLNNTKVFPARMYGNKEKTGARIEVFLLRELNAENRLWDVLVDPARKIRIGNKLFFGEDDSLVAEVIDNTTSRGRTLRFLFDGSYEEFRAKLLELGETPLPKEINREVEPLDEERYQTIFAKNEGAVAAPTAGLHFSKHLLKRLEIKGIDFAEMTLHVGLGTFSPVEVEDLSKHKMDSEQIIIPESSTKIINKAKKEKRRVCAVGTTVMRTVESSVSSKQELNAFEGWTNKFIFPPYDFSIANSMITNFHPPKSTLMMQTAAFAGYDFLMEAYKQAVKEGYKFSTYGDAMLII, encoded by the coding sequence ATGAAATTATCGCATTTTGAATTTGACCTGCCAGAAGACTTATTAGCTATCTATCCGGCAGAACACAGAGATGAATCTCGCTTAATGGTTTTAAACAGAAAAGAGCAAACTATAGAGCACAAACAATTTAAAGACATTATAAATTACTTCGATGAAGGAGATGTTATGATGTTAAATAATACCAAAGTTTTTCCTGCAAGAATGTATGGTAATAAAGAAAAAACAGGTGCTAGAATAGAGGTTTTCTTATTAAGAGAGTTAAATGCAGAAAATAGATTGTGGGATGTTTTAGTTGATCCGGCAAGAAAAATAAGAATAGGAAATAAATTATTTTTTGGTGAAGACGATAGCTTAGTGGCAGAGGTTATAGACAATACAACTTCTAGAGGTAGAACATTACGTTTTTTATTTGATGGTTCTTATGAAGAGTTTAGAGCAAAATTACTAGAACTTGGAGAAACGCCATTACCAAAAGAAATAAATAGAGAAGTAGAGCCTTTAGATGAAGAAAGGTATCAAACTATTTTTGCTAAAAATGAAGGAGCTGTAGCAGCACCAACTGCAGGATTACATTTTTCTAAACATTTGTTAAAACGATTAGAAATTAAAGGAATAGATTTTGCAGAAATGACTTTGCACGTTGGTCTTGGTACATTTAGCCCTGTAGAGGTTGAAGATTTATCGAAGCATAAAATGGACTCGGAGCAAATTATTATACCAGAAAGTAGCACAAAAATAATTAATAAAGCGAAAAAAGAAAAGAGAAGAGTTTGTGCTGTAGGAACTACTGTAATGAGAACAGTAGAGTCTTCGGTTTCTTCCAAACAAGAGTTGAATGCATTTGAAGGTTGGACAAATAAATTTATTTTTCCTCCATACGATTTTAGTATTGCAAATAGTATGATAACCAATTTTCATCCGCCAAAATCTACCTTAATGATGCAAACTGCTGCATTTGCAGGATATGATTTTTTAATGGAAGCATATAAACAAGCCGTAAAAGAAGGTTACAAATTTTCTACTTATGGTGATGCAATGTTAATTATATAA
- a CDS encoding mannosyltransferase: MLFNGYNPYLSLPESFIKQGIYPIPESVLLYEGMGTLNGSHYTNYPPLNQLCFFIAALFSEKSIFGAIIVLRSITILADIGILYFGKKLLEKLQLPTKNIFWYILNPFVIIEMTGNLHFESVMLFFLLAALYKLYQKKWISAAILFSFSISIKLIPLLFLPLFFNVFIKKKTFKKANNYYKLATFYTIIVISNIILFIPFYHQNLISNYTNSVGLWFKNFEFNASFYYIFREVGYLFRGYNEIAIIGKITPILTIIFLIYLTFFKVKKHYISLLTAMLFGISFYYFTSTTVHPWYTATPLILSIFTRYKFPVFWSFLIILSYQAYANLPWKENIWIVLTEYVLLFSFLFYEINKNRHAKESIK; this comes from the coding sequence ATGCTTTTTAACGGATACAACCCATACTTATCTTTACCCGAAAGTTTTATAAAACAAGGAATATACCCTATTCCAGAAAGCGTTTTGTTGTACGAAGGAATGGGAACTTTAAACGGTAGCCATTATACCAATTACCCTCCTTTAAATCAATTATGCTTTTTTATTGCGGCGCTATTTTCTGAAAAAAGTATTTTTGGTGCAATAATAGTTCTAAGGTCTATAACTATATTGGCAGATATCGGTATCTTATATTTCGGTAAAAAACTATTAGAAAAACTTCAACTGCCAACAAAAAATATATTTTGGTATATTCTAAATCCGTTTGTAATTATTGAAATGACAGGAAATTTACATTTCGAATCTGTAATGCTATTTTTTTTACTTGCAGCACTTTACAAATTGTATCAAAAAAAATGGATATCCGCTGCAATTCTATTTTCATTTTCTATATCTATTAAATTAATACCTCTTTTATTTCTTCCATTATTTTTTAATGTATTTATAAAAAAGAAAACTTTTAAAAAAGCGAATAATTATTATAAACTAGCTACATTTTACACTATAATAGTCATCAGTAATATTATATTATTTATACCTTTTTACCATCAAAACCTAATTAGCAATTACACAAACTCTGTGGGTTTATGGTTTAAAAACTTCGAGTTTAATGCAAGTTTTTATTATATTTTTAGAGAAGTTGGTTACCTTTTTAGAGGATATAACGAAATAGCTATTATTGGTAAAATAACTCCCATATTAACAATTATTTTTTTAATATATCTCACTTTTTTTAAAGTAAAAAAACATTACATTTCTTTATTAACAGCCATGTTGTTTGGAATATCTTTTTACTACTTTACCTCTACTACCGTTCACCCTTGGTATACTGCCACACCGTTAATATTAAGTATTTTTACACGATATAAGTTTCCGGTTTTTTGGAGTTTCTTAATTATTTTATCTTACCAAGCATATGCAAATTTGCCTTGGAAAGAAAATATATGGATTGTCTTAACAGAATATGTGCTTTTGTTCTCTTTTTTATTTTATGAAATTAACAAAAATCGACACGCTAAAGAATCTATAAAATAA
- a CDS encoding LacI family DNA-binding transcriptional regulator — protein MKRLTIKDIAQEFNVSISTVSKALNDSYEISVSTKEKIQKYAKENNYKPNFNALSLKNRKTKTIGIIIPNMLNYFFAQVFNGVEKVANERGYKIISCISNESFEKEVETIEMLSNGSIDGFILSLAEESVLKNDFSHFEEVMNNGTPIVMFDRVAESINCDKVITDDFKGASKAVKYLTKSGSKNIAFVSTISNLKVGKKRHQGYLKGLEKAGIAVNNNLIINILDEDYKNYENILTPIFDAHKIDAVIATDESSAIAAMKVGQRKGYKVPENFSVVCFSNGILARHSSPKMTTVSQHGEKMGETAAKLLINRLESTSEEKYEPKTVIIKTDLVERNSTKRA, from the coding sequence ATGAAAAGACTTACAATAAAAGATATAGCTCAAGAATTTAATGTTTCTATCTCTACAGTTTCTAAAGCTTTAAACGATAGTTATGAAATTAGCGTAAGTACAAAAGAAAAAATTCAAAAATATGCTAAAGAAAATAACTACAAGCCTAATTTCAATGCGCTTAGTCTAAAAAACAGAAAAACAAAAACCATTGGTATCATCATACCTAACATGCTAAACTATTTTTTTGCTCAAGTATTTAACGGAGTTGAAAAAGTTGCAAATGAAAGAGGGTATAAAATTATATCTTGTATATCTAATGAATCTTTTGAAAAAGAAGTCGAAACTATAGAAATGTTATCTAATGGTAGTATTGACGGCTTTATCCTTTCTCTTGCAGAAGAAAGTGTTTTAAAAAATGACTTTAGCCATTTTGAAGAAGTTATGAATAATGGAACGCCAATTGTAATGTTCGACAGAGTTGCAGAATCTATTAACTGCGATAAAGTTATAACAGATGATTTTAAAGGCGCCTCTAAAGCGGTTAAATATTTAACTAAATCTGGTAGTAAAAACATTGCATTTGTTTCTACAATAAGCAATTTAAAGGTTGGTAAAAAGAGACATCAAGGATATTTAAAAGGGCTAGAAAAAGCAGGAATCGCGGTAAACAACAACTTAATTATAAATATTTTAGACGAAGATTATAAAAATTATGAAAATATTTTAACGCCAATTTTCGACGCCCATAAAATAGACGCAGTAATTGCCACAGACGAGTCTTCTGCTATTGCAGCCATGAAAGTTGGACAAAGAAAAGGATATAAAGTTCCTGAAAATTTTTCGGTAGTATGTTTCTCAAACGGAATATTAGCAAGACATTCTAGTCCGAAAATGACAACAGTTAGCCAACATGGAGAAAAAATGGGAGAAACCGCAGCTAAACTTTTAATAAACAGATTAGAGAGTACTTCCGAGGAAAAATACGAACCTAAAACCGTAATTATAAAAACAGATTTAGTAGAGAGAAATTCTACTAAAAGAGCTTAA
- a CDS encoding Cof-type HAD-IIB family hydrolase → MSFEKIKLVVSDMDGTLLNSNNEVSQRFFKLFKQLQNKNIIFCAVSGRQYNSILDKLYPIKNDIYVIAENGAIAKNKNKLLLCNAIPIEKAMAIIPMLINIDNINIVLCTEETAYITSKDEKFIATFQKYYHSYKIVDNLIDIVSKTPILKIAIHHYNSTEKFVYPAIKYLEKEFLIKISGKNWLDISTEKANKGNALKLIQQKLKIHKNETLVFGDYLNDLEMFEAASLSFAMQNAHKELKKVANFTTKSNDDFGVEIILEKLLSEKK, encoded by the coding sequence ATGAGTTTTGAAAAGATAAAGTTAGTTGTTTCTGATATGGATGGGACACTTCTAAACTCAAATAATGAAGTAAGCCAACGTTTCTTTAAACTTTTTAAACAACTTCAAAATAAAAATATTATTTTTTGTGCAGTTAGCGGTAGACAATACAATAGTATCCTAGACAAACTGTATCCCATAAAAAATGATATTTATGTTATTGCAGAAAATGGTGCAATTGCTAAAAATAAGAATAAACTTCTCTTATGTAATGCAATTCCCATAGAAAAAGCAATGGCAATTATACCCATGTTAATAAATATAGATAACATAAATATTGTTTTATGTACAGAAGAAACTGCATACATAACAAGTAAAGATGAAAAATTTATAGCGACATTTCAAAAATATTACCACAGTTATAAAATTGTAGATAATTTAATAGACATAGTTTCCAAAACACCAATTTTAAAAATTGCGATTCATCATTATAACAGTACAGAAAAATTTGTGTATCCTGCAATTAAGTATTTAGAAAAAGAATTTCTCATAAAAATTTCTGGTAAAAACTGGCTAGATATTTCTACAGAAAAAGCAAATAAAGGCAATGCATTAAAATTGATTCAGCAAAAATTAAAAATTCACAAAAACGAAACTCTTGTTTTTGGAGATTACCTTAACGATTTAGAAATGTTTGAAGCCGCATCTTTAAGTTTTGCTATGCAGAATGCACATAAAGAGCTTAAAAAAGTGGCTAATTTTACCACAAAAAGTAATGATGATTTTGGAGTAGAAATAATTTTAGAGAAACTATTATCAGAAAAAAAATAA
- a CDS encoding cellulose synthase family protein, translating into MVIKYIIIIIYSIALLLIFMYAIAQLNLLFNYLKARKLKDKAITLNVNNPSEIPFITIQLPVYNELYVMKRLLKNIAKIKYPTEKLEIQVLDDSTDESIATTAKQIAIIKEKGIDIKHIQRTNRKGFKAGALKEGLKTAKGEFIAIFDADFLPKKDWLLQTVGYFKDPEIGVVQTRWGHINRNYSTLTKIQAFALDAHFTLEQVGRNSQGHFINFNGTAGIWRKECIYDAGNWEGDTLTEDLDLSYRAQLKNWKFKYLEHVETPAELPVIISAARSQQFRWNKGGAENFQKMMKRILKNKNIPLKTKIHSLLHLLNSSMFTCIFLVAVLSVPMLYIKNEHEHLKMYFFVMSFFVISSLIFFICYWFMYKNIYGGGIKNFIKYIGAFFTFFAIAMGFSLHNSIAVLEGHWGKKSEFIRTPKFNIKNLKDSWKSNKYISKKPSVHVILEGLLAVYFIFGMYSAFIVGNQGGDFGLFPFHLMLFIGFGYVFFKSIFSKA; encoded by the coding sequence ATGGTTATCAAATACATTATCATTATCATTTATTCTATTGCTTTGCTGCTTATTTTTATGTACGCTATTGCACAATTAAACCTGCTTTTTAACTACCTAAAAGCAAGGAAATTGAAAGACAAAGCAATTACGCTTAACGTTAACAACCCTTCAGAAATACCCTTTATTACCATACAATTACCAGTGTATAATGAGCTGTATGTAATGAAACGTTTGTTAAAAAACATTGCAAAAATTAAGTACCCAACAGAAAAACTTGAGATTCAGGTTTTAGATGATTCTACAGATGAATCTATCGCTACTACTGCCAAGCAAATTGCAATAATTAAAGAAAAAGGCATTGATATAAAGCACATTCAAAGAACCAATAGAAAAGGTTTTAAAGCTGGTGCCTTAAAAGAAGGATTAAAAACAGCAAAAGGAGAGTTTATTGCCATTTTTGACGCAGATTTTCTTCCTAAAAAAGATTGGTTACTACAAACTGTTGGCTATTTCAAAGATCCTGAAATTGGAGTTGTGCAAACTCGTTGGGGACACATTAACAGAAATTATTCTACCCTTACTAAAATACAAGCTTTTGCATTAGATGCTCATTTTACGTTAGAGCAAGTTGGTAGAAATAGTCAAGGTCACTTTATTAATTTTAATGGAACTGCAGGTATTTGGAGAAAAGAGTGTATTTATGATGCTGGTAATTGGGAAGGTGATACTCTTACAGAAGATTTAGACTTAAGCTACAGAGCACAATTAAAAAATTGGAAATTCAAGTATTTAGAACATGTAGAAACTCCAGCAGAATTACCAGTAATTATTAGTGCTGCAAGGTCTCAACAGTTTAGGTGGAACAAAGGAGGTGCAGAAAACTTTCAAAAAATGATGAAACGAATTTTAAAGAATAAAAACATTCCTTTAAAAACAAAAATTCATAGTTTATTACACCTTTTAAATAGCTCTATGTTTACCTGTATTTTTTTGGTAGCTGTATTAAGTGTACCTATGCTATACATTAAAAATGAACATGAACATTTAAAAATGTACTTTTTTGTGATGAGTTTTTTTGTAATAAGCTCTCTTATTTTCTTTATATGTTATTGGTTTATGTATAAAAATATTTATGGCGGTGGCATTAAAAATTTTATAAAATATATTGGTGCTTTTTTTACCTTTTTTGCAATAGCAATGGGCTTTTCACTTCACAATAGTATTGCTGTTTTAGAAGGTCATTGGGGCAAGAAAAGTGAATTTATTAGAACGCCAAAATTCAATATAAAAAATTTAAAAGATAGTTGGAAAAGTAACAAGTATATTTCTAAGAAACCCTCAGTTCATGTAATTTTAGAAGGACTATTAGCAGTCTACTTTATTTTTGGCATGTATAGCGCTTTCATCGTAGGAAACCAAGGCGGAGACTTTGGGTTGTTTCCATTTCATTTAATGTTATTTATTGGCTTTGGTTACGTATTTTTTAAATCTATTTTCTCTAAAGCTTAA
- a CDS encoding GH3 auxin-responsive promoter family protein — MAFQIINSIISWFLKKRKHQIELFLKYPNDVQNELLLKLLQTAKNTELGKKYEFSSIKNHADFAKNVPIHKYETFAPFIERCRKGEQNIFWPSDIKWFAKSSGTTNAKSKFIPVSDDALEYCHLKSGKDMLCWYINNNPKTQLFTGKGLRLGGSSEVYKDNGSYFGDLSAIIIENMPFWADFSSAPSQEVALMSDWETKMDAIIDETIDENITSLAGVPSWMLVLLNRVLERTGKKNILEVWPNLEVYFHGGVNFNPYREQYKKMIPNADFKYYEIYNASEGFFAIQDRNNSKELLLMLDYGIFYEFIPMTEYQGENSKTKTLEQVQIGVDYALIITTNGGLWRYLIGDTIRFTSLNPYRIKITGRTKHYINVFGEELNIENVEDALKLACEKTSATILDYTVAPIFMQGKEKGGHEWIIEFKTKPSSIGYFSEVLDTALKSINSDYEAKRYLNITLMAPKIHEAKKGLFYSWLKKKNKLGGQHKVPRLSNSREFIEELLAL; from the coding sequence ATGGCTTTTCAGATTATTAACTCTATAATTTCTTGGTTTTTAAAAAAGCGAAAACACCAAATAGAACTCTTTTTAAAATACCCAAATGATGTACAAAACGAACTACTTTTAAAGCTATTACAAACTGCAAAAAACACCGAATTAGGTAAAAAATATGAATTTTCTAGCATTAAAAACCATGCTGACTTTGCAAAAAATGTACCTATCCATAAATATGAAACTTTTGCTCCTTTTATAGAAAGGTGTAGAAAAGGTGAGCAAAATATTTTTTGGCCTTCCGATATAAAATGGTTTGCAAAATCTAGTGGAACTACGAATGCAAAAAGTAAATTTATTCCTGTAAGCGACGATGCACTAGAGTATTGTCACTTAAAATCCGGTAAAGATATGTTGTGTTGGTATATTAATAACAATCCGAAAACACAATTGTTTACAGGCAAAGGCTTGCGATTGGGTGGTAGTTCGGAAGTATATAAAGACAATGGCTCTTATTTTGGTGATCTTTCAGCAATAATTATAGAAAACATGCCTTTTTGGGCAGATTTTAGCTCTGCTCCAAGTCAAGAAGTCGCTTTAATGAGCGATTGGGAAACTAAAATGGATGCAATAATAGATGAAACGATTGATGAAAATATTACCAGTTTAGCGGGTGTACCAAGTTGGATGCTCGTGTTATTAAACAGAGTTTTAGAACGTACAGGGAAAAAAAATATACTAGAAGTTTGGCCAAATTTAGAAGTATACTTTCATGGTGGTGTAAACTTTAATCCTTACCGAGAACAATACAAAAAAATGATTCCGAATGCAGATTTTAAATACTACGAAATTTACAATGCCTCTGAAGGTTTTTTTGCCATACAAGACAGAAATAATTCTAAAGAGCTACTTCTAATGTTAGATTACGGAATATTTTATGAGTTTATTCCAATGACTGAATACCAAGGAGAAAATTCTAAAACTAAAACACTAGAACAAGTACAAATTGGCGTAGATTATGCATTAATAATTACCACTAACGGAGGTTTATGGCGTTATTTAATTGGAGACACTATTCGTTTTACCTCTTTAAATCCTTACCGAATTAAAATTACTGGCAGAACAAAGCACTATATTAATGTTTTTGGAGAAGAACTAAATATAGAAAATGTAGAAGATGCTTTGAAACTTGCTTGCGAAAAAACTTCTGCTACAATTTTAGACTACACTGTTGCGCCAATTTTTATGCAAGGTAAAGAAAAGGGGGGTCATGAATGGATTATAGAGTTTAAAACGAAACCAAGCTCAATTGGCTACTTTTCTGAAGTTTTAGACACTGCGTTAAAATCTATCAATTCAGATTATGAAGCAAAAAGATACTTAAACATAACTTTAATGGCTCCAAAAATACACGAAGCAAAAAAAGGATTATTTTATAGCTGGCTAAAGAAAAAAAATAAATTGGGAGGCCAACATAAAGTACCAAGACTCTCAAACTCTAGAGAGTTTATAGAAGAGTTATTAGCTTTATAA
- a CDS encoding glycosyltransferase family 2 protein translates to MTPIINVIIPAHNEEDAIVNVINDIPKIVSEIILVDNNSNDNTSKNAKNAGATVLIEKQKGYGHACLKGMDYIANKSIKPDIIVFLDGDYSDYPAQLLELIKPITEKNIDLVIGARVKEFREKGAMTPQQIFGNWLATFLMKLFFNAKFTDLGPFRAIKYQKLLALNMQDKTYGWTVEMQLKALKQKLTYTEVAMKYRNRIGVSKVSGTVKGSIFAGVKILSWIFKYSFK, encoded by the coding sequence ATGACACCAATTATAAACGTAATTATTCCAGCACATAACGAAGAAGATGCAATTGTAAATGTAATTAATGATATTCCTAAAATAGTATCTGAAATTATATTAGTAGACAATAACTCAAATGATAATACATCAAAAAATGCTAAAAACGCAGGTGCAACCGTTTTAATAGAAAAACAAAAAGGATATGGACATGCTTGTTTAAAAGGCATGGATTATATTGCAAATAAAAGTATTAAGCCAGATATTATTGTTTTTTTAGATGGTGATTACTCAGATTATCCAGCGCAACTTTTAGAGCTTATAAAACCAATTACAGAAAAAAATATAGATTTAGTTATTGGTGCTAGAGTAAAAGAATTCAGAGAAAAAGGAGCTATGACACCGCAACAAATTTTCGGAAATTGGCTAGCAACCTTTTTAATGAAACTCTTTTTTAATGCAAAATTTACAGATTTAGGTCCGTTTAGAGCCATCAAATATCAAAAACTTTTAGCCTTAAATATGCAAGATAAAACCTATGGTTGGACCGTTGAAATGCAATTAAAAGCGCTAAAACAAAAACTTACTTATACTGAGGTTGCCATGAAATACAGAAACAGAATTGGTGTTTCTAAAGTTTCTGGTACCGTAAAAGGAAGTATATTTGCTGGCGTAAAAATTTTAAGTTGGATTTTTAAATACAGTTTTAAATAA
- the rlmN gene encoding 23S rRNA (adenine(2503)-C(2))-methyltransferase RlmN — protein MDKKKDIRALSKEQLRDFFVKNGDKAFRGNQVYEWLWSKSLHTFDAMTNISKQTREMLEEHFVINHIKVDSMQKSNDGTIKNGIKLHDGLVVESVLIPTEKRTTACVSSQVGCSLDCLFCATSRLKRMRNLNPDEIYDQVVVIDKQSKLYFNRKLTNIVFMGMGEPLMNYKNVMKSIAMITSPEGLGMSSKRITVSTSGVPKMIRMMADEEAKFNLAVSLHSAIDEVRTKIMPFNKTFPLKDLKESLEYWYEKTGRAITYEYVVWDGINDSKEDIKALVAYCKYVPCKVNLIEYNPIDDGQFQQAHSSAINNYISNLEMNDITVNVRRSRGKDIDAACGQLANKS, from the coding sequence TTGGATAAGAAAAAAGATATAAGAGCGCTATCAAAAGAGCAATTAAGAGATTTTTTTGTAAAAAACGGCGATAAAGCATTTCGAGGAAATCAAGTATATGAATGGCTTTGGAGTAAGTCTTTACATACTTTTGATGCCATGACAAACATTTCTAAACAAACCAGAGAAATGTTAGAAGAACACTTTGTAATCAATCACATTAAAGTAGATTCGATGCAAAAAAGTAATGATGGCACTATAAAAAATGGTATAAAATTACATGATGGTTTGGTGGTAGAATCTGTGTTAATTCCCACAGAAAAAAGAACAACGGCCTGTGTTTCTAGTCAGGTTGGTTGTAGTTTAGACTGTCTTTTTTGTGCTACTTCTCGTTTAAAGAGAATGCGCAACTTAAATCCGGATGAAATTTACGACCAAGTAGTTGTGATAGATAAACAGAGCAAATTATATTTCAATAGAAAATTAACAAATATTGTTTTTATGGGAATGGGAGAACCCTTAATGAATTATAAAAACGTAATGAAATCTATTGCTATGATTACATCACCAGAGGGTTTAGGAATGTCTTCTAAAAGAATAACAGTATCTACTTCTGGCGTACCTAAAATGATAAGAATGATGGCAGATGAAGAAGCAAAATTTAATTTAGCAGTTTCTCTTCATTCTGCAATAGATGAAGTGCGAACCAAAATAATGCCTTTTAACAAAACATTTCCGTTAAAAGATTTAAAAGAATCTTTAGAGTATTGGTACGAAAAAACTGGCAGAGCTATTACTTATGAATATGTTGTTTGGGACGGAATAAATGATAGTAAAGAAGATATTAAAGCATTGGTAGCCTATTGCAAATATGTACCTTGTAAGGTAAATTTAATTGAATACAACCCTATAGACGATGGGCAGTTTCAACAAGCTCATTCAAGTGCAATTAATAATTATATTTCAAATTTAGAAATGAATGATATTACTGTAAACGTTCGAAGAAGTAGAGGGAAAGATATAGATGCAGCTTGTGGTCAATTGGCAAATAAATCATAA
- a CDS encoding DUF2797 domain-containing protein has translation MIYQGVLKKMLTENATEIQYYLDMDSDFLNMNQLLSKHFSIKFEGHQCLHCNLERKIYRTGFCKSCFFDTPSAGDWIMKPELSKAHLNIEDRDLTYEKQVQLKPHIVYLANSSNVKVGVTRKSQVPTRWIDQGAHEALEIVEAPNRYLAGITEVALKAFVADKTNWRKMLKNDIEEVNLITVREQLKQHIPDEVVPYFLDNSKEVHLNFPVLQYPEKPKSLQLEKTLSYQGKLVGIKGQYLIFEDDTVFNVRSNEGLVVSIEI, from the coding sequence ATGATTTACCAAGGAGTTTTAAAAAAAATGCTAACAGAAAATGCTACTGAAATTCAGTATTATTTAGATATGGATTCAGATTTTCTTAATATGAACCAACTTCTTAGTAAACATTTTTCTATAAAATTCGAAGGACATCAATGTTTACATTGTAATTTAGAAAGAAAAATTTATCGAACAGGATTTTGTAAATCCTGTTTTTTCGATACACCCTCTGCAGGAGATTGGATTATGAAACCAGAGTTAAGTAAAGCACATTTAAATATAGAAGATAGAGATTTAACCTACGAAAAGCAGGTGCAATTGAAACCTCATATTGTATACTTAGCAAACTCTAGTAATGTTAAAGTTGGGGTTACAAGAAAAAGTCAGGTACCAACACGATGGATTGATCAGGGAGCACACGAAGCATTAGAAATAGTTGAAGCGCCAAATAGATATTTGGCAGGAATTACCGAAGTTGCTTTAAAAGCTTTTGTAGCCGATAAAACCAATTGGCGAAAAATGTTAAAAAATGATATTGAAGAGGTAAATTTAATTACTGTTCGCGAGCAATTAAAACAGCACATTCCAGATGAGGTAGTTCCTTATTTTTTAGATAATAGTAAAGAAGTTCATTTGAATTTTCCGGTGTTACAATACCCAGAAAAGCCCAAAAGTTTACAACTTGAAAAAACACTAAGTTATCAGGGTAAATTGGTTGGTATAAAAGGACAATATTTAATCTTTGAAGATGACACGGTGTTTAATGTTAGAAGTAACGAAGGTTTAGTAGTTTCTATTGAAATTTAG